Proteins encoded together in one Camelina sativa cultivar DH55 chromosome 9, Cs, whole genome shotgun sequence window:
- the LOC104712236 gene encoding uncharacterized protein LOC104712236: protein MKMGLISKEDISKTRRYASSLWRGIKTIFVLFTMFLSFIIFSAPIFLAVADAVLPSAILSSSSLNRLPPSSFPATIYSYLSNYDFRYSLIDIPLISIIRSAIILCVYGLCDGPKLSRGPYLTITMICSISSLVYVSFKAAIVFGEPVIGGYFRTEEMTLFVCSWVLAIGHIVVAYRTSCRERRKLLVFKIDIESVSACKNVFPRYQKILQQERLK from the exons atgaagatGGGTTTGATCAGCAAAGAAGATATTAGCAAAACTAGAAGATACGCATCTTCTCTTTGGAGAGGAATCAAAACGATCTTTGTTCTCTTCACtatgtttttatctttcatcatcttctctgcTCCGATCTTTCTCGCCGTTGCCGACGCTGTCCTCCCCTCCGCAATCCTCTCCTCATCCTCCCTCAACCGCCTTCCTCCTTCTAGTTTTCCGGCGACGATTTATTCTTATCTCAGCAACTACGATTTCAGATACTCTCTCATCGATATACCTCTCATCTCCATCATTAGATCTGCCATTATACTTT GCGTATACGGGCTTTGTGACGGACCAAAGTTATCGAGAGGACCATATCTAACAATAACGATGATTTGCTCGATATCTTCATTGGTATACGTATCGTTCAAGGCAGCGATTGTGTTCGGGGAGCCTGTGATCGGTGGATATTTCCGAACAGAAGAGATGACCCTTTTCGTATGTTCTTGGGTCTTAGCCATCGGTCACATCGTTGTGGCGTACCGAACAAGTtgtagagagagaagaaaactcCTAGTCTTCAAAATCGACATCGAATCC GTTTCAGCTTGTAAAAATGTGTTTCCCAGATACCAAAAAATCCTCCAACAAGAGAGACTCAAATAG